A stretch of the Haloarcula ordinaria genome encodes the following:
- a CDS encoding Gfo/Idh/MocA family protein translates to MTLDVGIIGLASFYGPAFASRAADRPDCSVVAATAGDVDDEALSSLSRPTPSAFAATYDCDIYDAIEPVLEASDVVVVATPTSRRAADVCRALTAGVPTLVAKPAADGYDGARRIAEAADGDVPVAFTTPARYDDAVMGLARRVEGGAVGDVVAIRAQIRHDRVPAAGLEANAEHAPGEAGSVYAMAVYTADALLWLAGADPEHVTATYTNRNSPHSTHPDIGTGTVRFADGTLGTMTMTYSTDCREQWGNWEVEVVGTDGIVRTGHHGYEGIHWHGGDPDDRSATAFARTTSPVLERTFDAFVETVDGSRPWNTPTPDEMAAALGLCQAWESADATGPMSFETWPPTAFDG, encoded by the coding sequence GTGACACTCGATGTCGGAATCATCGGACTCGCATCGTTCTACGGGCCCGCGTTCGCCAGTCGCGCCGCCGACAGACCCGACTGCTCGGTGGTGGCGGCGACTGCCGGTGACGTCGACGACGAGGCCCTCTCGTCGCTCTCCCGACCGACCCCGTCGGCGTTCGCCGCGACCTACGACTGCGACATCTACGACGCTATCGAGCCCGTCCTCGAGGCGTCGGACGTCGTCGTCGTCGCCACGCCGACCTCGCGTCGCGCGGCCGACGTCTGCCGGGCACTCACAGCGGGCGTCCCGACCCTCGTCGCGAAGCCGGCGGCCGACGGCTACGACGGTGCCCGTCGAATCGCCGAGGCCGCCGACGGGGACGTCCCGGTCGCTTTCACGACACCTGCGCGGTACGACGACGCGGTCATGGGTCTCGCCCGACGCGTCGAAGGGGGCGCCGTCGGCGACGTGGTCGCGATCCGGGCACAGATTCGCCACGACCGGGTTCCGGCGGCCGGACTCGAGGCGAACGCCGAACACGCCCCCGGTGAGGCCGGGAGCGTGTACGCGATGGCCGTCTACACCGCCGATGCGCTCCTGTGGCTGGCTGGCGCAGACCCCGAGCACGTGACTGCGACGTACACGAACCGGAATTCGCCCCACAGTACGCACCCGGACATCGGGACCGGGACGGTGCGATTCGCCGACGGGACGCTCGGGACGATGACGATGACCTACAGCACCGACTGCCGCGAGCAGTGGGGGAACTGGGAGGTGGAGGTCGTCGGGACGGACGGCATCGTCCGGACGGGCCATCACGGGTACGAGGGGATACACTGGCACGGCGGCGACCCCGACGACCGCAGCGCGACCGCCTTCGCCCGGACGACCAGTCCCGTCCTGGAGCGGACGTTCGACGCCTTCGTCGAGACGGTCGACGGGTCGCGCCCCTGGAACACGCCGACGCCGGACGAGATGGCTGCCGCGCTGGGCCTCTGCCAGGCCTGGGAATCTGCCGACGCCACGGGGCCGATGTCGTTCGAGACGTGGCCGCCGACCGCATTCGACGGGTGA
- the cofH gene encoding 7,8-didemethyl-8-hydroxy-5-deazariboflavin synthase subunit CofH, with translation MTTVPTGVPRDSFDFRHRPETDQSFENALAKARDGARLTVDDAIELLTTGSEREGIDPRRKERVLEAADRRRAEVVGEEVTFVANLNNNVTTACNTGCLFCNFKDRSEQFRTEYQESHGGFTKTPAESRDIVADAVERGIYEVCSVSGLHPALALDAEHREILEASERGDLNYRSPSEYDVDPGTYCEQIRAMDVGGVHVHSMTPEEAYHARRGTDWAYEEVFRRLKAAGLDSVPGTAAEILVDEVREVICPGKIGTDEWLEAMEAAANVGLGLTATIMYGHVENEAHRAMHLERVRELQDRTGAITEFVPLSFVHEATPLYERGMVEGGASTAEDELLIAVSRLFLDNIEHIQSSWVKYGDSQGLKMLTCGADDFMGTILSEEITKRAGGDYGEFRSVREYADMIRAIGRTPVERSTDYEHRRVVDPDADVVGPQLGPRADGTPLLE, from the coding sequence ATGACCACAGTCCCTACCGGTGTCCCCCGTGATTCGTTCGACTTTCGACACCGCCCCGAGACCGACCAGTCCTTCGAGAACGCCCTGGCGAAGGCGCGTGACGGGGCGCGGCTCACTGTCGACGACGCGATCGAGCTGTTGACGACTGGCTCGGAACGGGAGGGAATCGACCCGCGACGGAAGGAACGGGTTCTGGAGGCGGCCGACCGCCGTCGCGCCGAGGTGGTCGGTGAAGAGGTGACGTTCGTCGCGAACCTCAACAACAACGTGACGACGGCCTGCAACACGGGCTGTCTGTTCTGTAACTTCAAGGACCGTTCCGAGCAGTTCCGCACCGAATACCAGGAGTCCCACGGCGGCTTTACGAAGACGCCCGCCGAGTCGCGCGACATCGTCGCCGACGCCGTCGAGCGCGGTATCTACGAGGTCTGCTCGGTGTCGGGGCTGCATCCGGCGCTGGCGCTGGACGCCGAGCACCGCGAGATTCTGGAAGCCAGCGAGCGGGGCGACCTGAACTACCGCTCGCCCAGCGAGTACGATGTCGACCCGGGCACGTACTGCGAGCAGATTCGAGCGATGGACGTCGGCGGGGTCCACGTTCACTCGATGACGCCCGAGGAGGCCTACCACGCCCGGCGCGGCACCGACTGGGCCTACGAGGAGGTGTTTCGCCGACTGAAAGCCGCAGGACTCGACAGCGTGCCGGGGACGGCCGCCGAGATTCTCGTCGACGAGGTGCGGGAGGTCATCTGCCCGGGGAAAATCGGGACCGACGAGTGGCTCGAAGCGATGGAGGCCGCCGCGAACGTCGGGCTGGGTCTGACGGCCACGATAATGTACGGGCACGTCGAGAATGAGGCCCACCGGGCCATGCACTTAGAGCGCGTCCGTGAACTGCAGGACCGAACCGGTGCCATCACTGAATTCGTCCCGCTATCGTTCGTGCACGAGGCGACGCCGCTGTACGAGCGGGGGATGGTCGAGGGCGGGGCCAGCACCGCCGAGGACGAGTTGCTGATCGCCGTCTCGCGGCTCTTCCTGGACAATATTGAGCACATCCAGTCGTCGTGGGTGAAGTACGGCGACAGCCAGGGGCTGAAGATGTTGACCTGCGGGGCCGACGACTTCATGGGAACCATCCTCTCGGAGGAGATAACGAAGCGGGCGGGCGGCGACTACGGCGAGTTCCGGTCGGTCCGCGAGTACGCGGACATGATACGGGCCATCGGCCGGACACCGGTCGAGCGCTCGACGGACTACGAACACCGGCGGGTGGTCGACCCCGACGCGGACGTGGTCGGGCCCCAGCTCGGGCCCAGGGCAGACGGCACGCCGCTGCTTGAGTGA
- a CDS encoding LLM class flavin-dependent oxidoreductase produces the protein MEFGVYLNQYGDERYQTTFDDLFEQVEVMEELGYDTAAVGERHFYDDGFYDPFTCLSALAARTDSLGLMANILILPAYHPIHLAEQISNIDVMNGGDTRWGLSLGYRESELVNFGVDMDDRVGRYMESIHVLKRLLEGDRFDHDGDFFSFDDGFVRPEPTQEPRPELYGGGNADVAIKRAAYRCDGFTAAVTVPEELEADIELYKESVEEAGKDPDDADVTIMVDGYVAETEEAAYEALDPYMLDLHEQYIKWGNPEFQERPTFEDVEDQCVIGTAEQVAEKVEQFEEMGVDHFIFRTQFGGMDQETALNSIRRFGEDVAPQFQ, from the coding sequence ATGGAATTCGGAGTGTATCTCAACCAGTACGGTGACGAGCGGTACCAGACGACGTTCGACGACCTGTTCGAACAGGTCGAAGTCATGGAGGAACTGGGATACGATACGGCCGCGGTGGGTGAGCGTCACTTCTACGACGACGGGTTCTACGACCCGTTCACCTGTCTGTCGGCGCTCGCCGCTCGGACCGATTCGCTCGGGCTGATGGCGAACATCCTCATCCTCCCGGCGTACCACCCCATCCACCTCGCGGAGCAGATCTCGAACATCGACGTGATGAACGGCGGCGACACGCGGTGGGGCCTCTCACTGGGCTATCGGGAGAGTGAGCTCGTGAACTTCGGCGTCGATATGGACGACCGGGTCGGTCGCTACATGGAATCGATTCACGTCCTCAAGCGACTGCTCGAGGGCGACCGGTTCGACCACGACGGCGACTTCTTCTCGTTCGACGACGGGTTCGTCCGCCCGGAGCCGACACAGGAGCCACGGCCGGAACTGTACGGCGGTGGGAACGCCGACGTGGCCATCAAGCGCGCGGCCTACCGGTGTGACGGGTTCACCGCCGCGGTGACCGTCCCCGAAGAGCTGGAGGCCGACATCGAGCTGTACAAGGAGTCCGTCGAGGAGGCCGGCAAAGACCCCGACGACGCGGACGTGACGATCATGGTCGACGGCTACGTCGCCGAGACCGAAGAAGCGGCCTACGAGGCGCTCGACCCGTACATGCTCGACCTGCACGAACAGTACATCAAGTGGGGTAATCCGGAGTTCCAGGAACGCCCGACCTTCGAGGACGTGGAGGACCAGTGTGTCATCGGCACGGCAGAACAGGTCGCCGAGAAGGTCGAGCAGTTCGAAGAGATGGGTGTCGACCACTTCATCTTCCGGACGCAGTTCGGCGGCATGGACCAGGAGACCGCCCTCAACAGCATCCGTCGGTTCGGTGAGGACGTGGCCCCACAGTTCCAGTAG